The following proteins are encoded in a genomic region of Candidatus Methylospira mobilis:
- a CDS encoding Arm DNA-binding domain-containing protein, producing the protein MAINKLTDVAFRKIKPTDTEQLLADGGGLYVRVRSQSEEREQGYRPRVEESQ; encoded by the coding sequence ATGGCAATCAACAAGCTCACCGATGTAGCCTTCCGTAAAATCAAACCGACTGACACCGAGCAGTTGCTGGCGGATGGCGGCGGGCTTTATGTGCGGGTACGATCACAATCAGAGGAGCGTGAACAAGGGTATCGACCCCGCGTTGAAGAAAGCCAATGA
- the tnpB gene encoding IS66 family insertion sequence element accessory protein TnpB (TnpB, as the term is used for proteins encoded by IS66 family insertion elements, is considered an accessory protein, since TnpC, encoded by a neighboring gene, is a DDE family transposase.), whose product MSGLIAHPVQIWFSVAAVDMRRGIDGLSSHVQQVLGHAPCAGSAFVFRNRAGNRIKVLLWDGTGVWLCQRRLHEGRFIGPKAGEPCVSLTVAQWEWLIAGVDWRRLSSVPSADLRA is encoded by the coding sequence ATGTCTGGATTGATCGCTCATCCCGTCCAGATTTGGTTCAGTGTCGCGGCGGTGGATATGCGTCGCGGCATCGACGGTTTATCAAGCCATGTGCAGCAGGTGCTGGGACATGCGCCTTGCGCGGGGTCGGCCTTCGTGTTTCGCAATCGTGCGGGTAATCGCATCAAAGTATTGCTGTGGGACGGCACCGGAGTGTGGTTATGTCAGCGCCGTTTGCACGAGGGCCGCTTTATTGGGCCGAAGGCGGGAGAGCCCTGTGTTTCTCTCACAGTCGCGCAATGGGAATGGCTGATTGCCGGGGTCGATTGGCGGCGCTTGTCGTCTGTCCCGTCGGCGGATTTACGGGCTTGA
- the tnpA gene encoding IS66 family insertion sequence element accessory protein TnpA — translation MNSMNNKQAEQIRHIEQWRASGLSQVEYSRRNELKPATFNYWVRHLDAEASAVRPLSPSRAGFLPVSIDKVAEPAAHALLLRTRQGYTLELSTSTSPRWLAELLQCLD, via the coding sequence ATGAATAGCATGAATAACAAGCAAGCAGAGCAGATACGCCATATCGAGCAGTGGCGAGCCAGCGGCCTGAGTCAGGTCGAATATAGCCGTCGGAACGAGCTGAAGCCGGCTACTTTCAACTACTGGGTGCGGCATCTGGATGCCGAAGCATCCGCGGTTCGCCCTCTTTCACCTTCGCGCGCCGGTTTTTTGCCGGTATCGATTGATAAAGTAGCTGAACCGGCGGCGCATGCGCTGCTATTGCGGACAAGACAGGGGTACACCCTGGAACTCTCAACGTCGACTTCTCCTCGCTGGTTGGCGGAGCTGCTGCAATGTCTGGATTGA
- a CDS encoding RNA polymerase sigma factor has protein sequence MKSSIALIESTFLDIQKPLLQLLKRRLGCSHTAEDLMQETYLRVLQQDPASEIGNLRAYLFRIACNLATDHGRRAAVSSWNHIEPLEEDLVCPKPSPEKIAETGQELDRLEQLISELPAQCRRVFLLHKVQHLSHAEIARQLGISPRTVETHIGKALKLLRDRMRQS, from the coding sequence ATGAAATCCTCTATTGCGCTGATTGAATCGACTTTTCTTGACATCCAAAAACCCTTGCTGCAGTTGCTTAAACGCCGTCTAGGTTGCAGCCATACGGCGGAAGACCTGATGCAGGAAACCTATTTACGGGTTCTTCAACAGGACCCCGCTTCGGAAATCGGTAATTTACGCGCGTATTTATTCCGTATTGCCTGCAACCTGGCGACCGATCACGGAAGACGGGCCGCCGTTTCATCATGGAATCATATCGAACCTTTGGAAGAGGATTTGGTCTGCCCGAAACCTTCGCCCGAGAAAATCGCGGAAACGGGCCAGGAACTGGATCGCCTCGAACAGTTGATTTCCGAGCTGCCGGCGCAATGCCGGCGGGTATTTCTGCTTCATAAGGTGCAACACCTCAGTCATGCGGAGATCGCCAGGCAACTGGGCATTTCTCCACGCACTGTGGAAACACATATCGGCAAGGCATTGAAGTTACTGCGCGATCGCATGCGCCAATCATAA
- a CDS encoding CorA family divalent cation transporter → MIPKDIRPYFRDIYDHVKRLDQSRGGMREMLTAAMSINLILITVNQNEGIQRLAGWGAILAIPTMVFSLFGMNFRYMPELDWRYGYPVTLGLVVLSCVWLYRRLKRAGWL, encoded by the coding sequence ATGATCCCGAAAGACATCCGCCCGTATTTTCGCGATATTTACGATCACGTTAAACGGCTTGACCAGTCCAGGGGCGGCATGCGCGAAATGCTGACGGCGGCGATGTCGATCAATCTGATTCTGATTACCGTCAATCAGAACGAGGGGATACAGCGCTTGGCGGGTTGGGGCGCAATTCTCGCTATTCCGACCATGGTTTTCAGCTTGTTCGGCATGAACTTCCGTTACATGCCCGAGCTTGACTGGCGGTATGGTTATCCGGTAACGCTTGGCCTTGTAGTTCTTTCCTGTGTCTGGTTGTATCGACGGTTGAAAAGAGCCGGCTGGCTTTAG
- a CDS encoding porin, whose translation MLLRALAATGIMGLTMGAAQATGISEAGGLLETVGDLNPNSWKLLSDSGLKIGGWINGGVTYNANGNSMATTQGFNGGGATFGDRADMLQLNQLYVYLQRAVATEGDDWSFGGRFDFNYGTDSIFTQTYGIPTINVTTGNVNPTRGNWDLNIMRGQYYGIALPQAYLESYIPIGNGLNVKLGHFYTPIGYEVVTAPDNFFYTHAYSMQWEPFTHTGALFSYTFDPNWSALGGVITNSGTGGFDGGFNGQWGNWDGIAGLTLSSDDKNTSLYGSGTYGGTSSTPGSGTWSFFSLVLKHNFLDNLHFVLQHDHGFANNVCSVNGSNGRAACNIPVATSQNPQWYSINSELFYDLMEGLGAGMRVEWFRDNDGFRVSAPARVAAGWNPSTGSPGGMYNYVGANYTNSGLLSASYYEVTLGLNWKPLKWLTVRPNARFDWVSSSNLAVGYSPLGYNSSGAPQTTQFLFSTDAIIMF comes from the coding sequence TTGTTATTAAGGGCGCTGGCGGCAACGGGGATCATGGGGCTGACCATGGGCGCCGCGCAGGCGACCGGTATCAGCGAAGCCGGCGGACTTTTAGAGACGGTGGGTGATCTGAACCCCAATAGCTGGAAGCTGCTGAGCGATAGTGGTTTAAAAATCGGCGGCTGGATAAACGGCGGTGTTACCTACAACGCCAATGGCAACAGCATGGCCACAACGCAAGGATTCAATGGCGGCGGCGCCACCTTTGGCGACCGCGCCGACATGCTGCAGTTGAATCAGCTGTACGTCTATCTGCAGCGCGCAGTGGCAACGGAAGGCGACGACTGGAGTTTCGGCGGGCGCTTTGATTTTAACTACGGCACCGACTCCATTTTTACCCAGACCTACGGTATCCCGACCATCAACGTCACCACCGGCAATGTGAATCCTACGCGCGGCAACTGGGATTTGAATATCATGCGCGGCCAATATTATGGTATCGCATTACCGCAGGCTTACCTTGAAAGCTATATTCCGATAGGCAACGGTCTCAATGTCAAGCTGGGGCATTTTTATACGCCGATCGGCTATGAAGTTGTCACCGCGCCTGACAACTTCTTTTATACCCATGCTTACAGCATGCAATGGGAGCCTTTCACCCATACCGGCGCACTGTTCAGTTATACCTTCGATCCGAACTGGTCGGCATTGGGCGGCGTGATAACCAATAGCGGCACCGGAGGCTTTGACGGCGGCTTCAATGGCCAGTGGGGTAACTGGGACGGCATCGCCGGCCTGACCTTGAGCAGTGACGACAAAAACACTTCACTTTACGGTTCGGGTACTTATGGCGGCACGTCATCGACGCCGGGGAGCGGTACCTGGAGCTTCTTTAGCCTGGTGTTAAAGCATAACTTTCTGGACAATCTGCATTTTGTGCTGCAACACGATCACGGGTTTGCCAATAATGTCTGCTCGGTTAACGGCAGCAACGGACGCGCGGCCTGTAACATTCCGGTAGCTACCAGCCAAAATCCGCAGTGGTACAGCATCAACAGCGAATTGTTCTATGACCTCATGGAGGGGCTAGGCGCGGGTATGCGCGTTGAATGGTTCCGTGATAACGACGGCTTCAGGGTCAGCGCGCCGGCGCGCGTGGCGGCAGGCTGGAATCCCAGCACAGGGAGTCCAGGCGGCATGTATAACTATGTCGGCGCGAATTATACGAACTCCGGATTATTGTCGGCCAGTTATTACGAAGTTACGCTGGGGCTGAACTGGAAGCCGCTAAAGTGGCTTACCGTGCGTCCAAATGCACGCTTTGACTGGGTCAGTTCATCCAATCTGGCAGTTGGGTACTCCCCGCTCGGCTACAACAGCAGCGGCGCGCCGCAAACGACGCAGTTCCTGTTCTCCACCGACGCCATCATCATGTTCTAA
- a CDS encoding restriction endonuclease subunit S domain-containing protein — protein sequence MALQREIAAKFNAVSEEAKRLEAIYQQKLTALDELKKSLLHQAFSGQL from the coding sequence ATGGCGCTTCAGCGTGAAATAGCCGCGAAGTTCAATGCTGTTAGTGAAGAAGCCAAACGTCTGGAAGCCATTTACCAGCAAAAACTGACCGCCCTTGATGAACTCAAAAAATCCCTACTTCATCAGGCCTTCAGCGGTCAGCTATGA
- a CDS encoding FAD-dependent oxidoreductase, with translation MQIFTVDERHRIVIVGGGAGGLELATRLGNTLGRRNKAIVTLLDYSPTHVWKPLLHEVAAGTLEPLDEALEYLGHSADNHYRFFPGRMNGLDRGKKEIRLESVLNEKGEEIVSGQCIGYDTLVMAVGSLSNDFGIKGVAEHCLFIDTQAEAEQFHRQFMEAYLRAQNQPKSSQRLEIVIVGGGATGIELSAELHRIVQALCEINAYRYDGGRPAEVGICIIEAAERLLPGLPPYLSAATSRQLEKLGIAVLTGERVLEVTREGLKTGKIPHVPAHIKVWAAGVKAPAFLLELDGLETNAINQLIVRRTLQTSLDDNIFVIGDCAACPQPHSNRNVPPTAQAAHQEASLTYTNILRRLHGKKLLEYSYRDYGCLVTFGKYSTVGTLMGNLLGQVFIEGFMARLVYLSLYKMHQAALFGAFRTALLAVVDTFTHGSWLNYGKIDARCARAPRGFASGPGYPLYAIMDAIVDQYSPVLLDFQLRLERIEADIFASRFNHETLVKLYELKREMLLLQTAAVPLLDICNALT, from the coding sequence ATGCAAATTTTTACTGTCGACGAACGGCATCGTATCGTTATTGTTGGGGGAGGAGCCGGAGGACTGGAGTTGGCGACTCGTTTGGGCAATACGCTGGGACGGCGGAACAAAGCCATAGTTACACTGCTTGATTACAGTCCCACGCACGTCTGGAAACCATTGTTGCATGAAGTGGCGGCCGGCACCCTGGAGCCGCTCGATGAGGCGTTGGAATATCTCGGCCACAGTGCCGACAACCACTACCGGTTTTTTCCTGGACGTATGAACGGACTCGATCGCGGTAAAAAAGAGATTCGGCTGGAGTCGGTTCTGAACGAGAAGGGCGAAGAAATCGTATCCGGGCAGTGTATCGGCTACGACACCCTGGTCATGGCTGTGGGTAGTCTGAGCAACGATTTCGGCATCAAGGGCGTAGCCGAGCATTGTTTATTTATCGACACGCAAGCCGAGGCCGAACAGTTCCATCGGCAGTTCATGGAGGCTTACCTGCGTGCCCAGAATCAGCCGAAATCAAGTCAGCGCCTGGAAATCGTCATTGTGGGCGGCGGCGCGACCGGTATCGAGTTATCGGCGGAGTTACACCGTATTGTGCAGGCGCTTTGCGAAATCAATGCGTATCGTTACGACGGCGGGCGCCCCGCTGAAGTCGGTATTTGCATCATAGAGGCGGCGGAACGGCTGTTGCCGGGATTACCACCCTATCTCTCGGCCGCCACGAGCCGCCAACTCGAAAAGCTCGGCATCGCTGTCCTTACCGGCGAACGTGTGCTGGAGGTTACCCGGGAGGGACTTAAAACCGGGAAAATTCCTCATGTGCCTGCGCACATCAAAGTATGGGCCGCAGGCGTCAAGGCGCCGGCTTTTCTCCTGGAACTCGACGGCCTCGAAACCAATGCCATCAATCAATTGATCGTGCGGCGGACTCTGCAAACCTCGCTGGATGACAACATTTTTGTCATCGGCGATTGCGCGGCTTGTCCGCAGCCCCATTCGAACCGGAACGTACCCCCCACTGCGCAAGCGGCACACCAGGAAGCGTCGCTAACCTACACCAACATTCTCCGCCGCCTTCATGGAAAAAAGCTGTTGGAATATAGTTACCGTGATTACGGCTGCCTGGTAACGTTTGGCAAATACAGCACGGTCGGCACCTTGATGGGAAATCTGCTGGGTCAGGTATTTATCGAAGGATTCATGGCCCGGCTGGTTTACCTTTCCCTGTACAAAATGCATCAGGCGGCTTTGTTCGGTGCGTTTCGCACCGCGCTGCTCGCTGTGGTCGACACTTTCACCCATGGTTCGTGGCTTAATTATGGAAAAATCGACGCGCGTTGTGCGCGCGCGCCGCGAGGATTTGCCAGCGGGCCCGGTTATCCGTTGTATGCGATCATGGATGCGATAGTGGATCAATACAGCCCGGTACTGCTGGATTTTCAGCTACGGCTGGAAAGGATAGAGGCTGATATTTTCGCATCGCGCTTTAATCATGAGACGCTGGTGAAGCTCTATGAACTCAAGCGCGAGATGCTGTTGCTGCAAACCGCCGCAGTGCCGCTGCTTGATATTTGCAATGCGCTGACATGA
- a CDS encoding FecR family protein: MHSNSMEETISNEAIEWFSKLHSGDAVPEDFVHFEEWRQLNPSHAEAYADVERFWAWLDTPAKRVFEREDAQSAASAQITALTRKPALSAPRFAGGRTRRRALAGFSLAAAVLMFTCLPGFFHFWNSDYHTGWGERRELVTEDGSRITLNTHSAISVAFSSQQRVIKLSEGEAYFQVAHNSARPFLVVTDYGVTQVTGTAFDVYKQSGQMTVTVSEGKVKVYREGARGQAIELTAGLQTTLNMYGAGPVLHTDARQVSAWKNGLLVFNQQSLASVVTELNRYFPGKIMIADPRIRQRIVSGAFDLAYPQDILSALEKNLELRSLSISRALTMLYQPGF, translated from the coding sequence ATGCATAGCAACTCCATGGAGGAAACAATCTCCAACGAGGCCATCGAGTGGTTTTCCAAGCTCCACTCAGGGGACGCCGTGCCTGAAGATTTCGTTCATTTCGAAGAGTGGCGTCAGCTAAATCCCAGTCATGCCGAAGCTTATGCGGATGTCGAAAGGTTTTGGGCATGGCTGGATACGCCTGCAAAAAGAGTTTTCGAAAGGGAAGACGCTCAAAGTGCCGCCAGCGCTCAAATCACTGCATTAACGCGCAAACCAGCACTTTCCGCACCGCGGTTTGCCGGAGGGAGAACGCGTCGTCGAGCATTGGCAGGCTTTTCTCTGGCCGCAGCAGTGCTTATGTTCACCTGCTTGCCTGGCTTTTTTCATTTCTGGAACAGCGATTACCATACCGGCTGGGGTGAAAGGCGCGAGCTTGTCACGGAAGATGGCTCTCGAATCACGTTGAACACGCACAGCGCGATATCGGTCGCGTTCTCTTCGCAACAACGCGTAATCAAGCTCTCGGAAGGCGAAGCCTATTTCCAGGTAGCCCATAATTCCGCGCGCCCTTTCCTTGTCGTTACCGATTATGGCGTAACTCAAGTTACGGGTACTGCTTTCGACGTTTACAAGCAAAGCGGGCAGATGACAGTCACCGTTTCCGAAGGCAAGGTAAAAGTTTACCGCGAAGGAGCCAGGGGTCAGGCAATCGAACTGACAGCCGGTTTACAAACCACGCTCAACATGTATGGCGCCGGCCCGGTATTGCATACCGACGCCCGGCAGGTTTCTGCCTGGAAAAACGGCTTGTTGGTATTTAACCAGCAATCACTGGCTTCTGTGGTCACCGAACTGAACCGCTATTTTCCCGGCAAAATCATGATCGCCGATCCGCGCATTCGACAACGCATCGTCAGCGGCGCGTTCGACTTGGCTTATCCCCAGGACATTCTCAGCGCGCTCGAAAAAAACCTGGAACTGCGCTCACTGAGTATTTCCAGGGCTCTGACCATGCTCTATCAGCCGGGTTTTTGA